One window from the genome of Oceaniferula flava encodes:
- a CDS encoding sulfatase family protein produces the protein MKAHQTFGMHFPKLGRWLKSAAMLVCLAPALLSAEKPNIIIFLADDLGYGDLGCYGHPIIKTPNIDALASEGVRLTDCHSGGTVCSPSRSSLLTGRTPYRVGFYTIAGPERSHLSSKEVTLAKLLKDDGYDTCFVGKWHLGKFKNQPDPGDHGFDHWFATEVNAFDGPESPAKFIRNGEPVGEVSQWYCDAIVKEASDWMAKRPDPSKPFFLVVSYHEPHTPVHPPEKYSKMYDNDLVNKLETEVAYGEVHRPLNKSIVENKKYYYGTVTQLDDSLGTMMKAVEKLGKDENTMVVFTSDNGPETPVTVQESANQWEDNSRDRSFGTPGHWRGMKRYVYEGGHRVPGIVRLPGKVEAGSVSTQLVNGTDWLPTVCHLAGVEVPSDRTIDGTNIMPALKGTAVEREIPACWMFPVGYDYRYLPSMAMRDGNYSMIGWFEPKRGEQGNSEWVKSTKLNRFALYDLSVDRSQANELSKHRPEDFERLKKKMIALWTNIQEEAPDWKNQ, from the coding sequence ATGAAAGCACATCAAACATTCGGAATGCATTTTCCAAAACTCGGCCGCTGGCTCAAGTCGGCGGCGATGCTGGTTTGTCTGGCGCCCGCCCTGCTTAGCGCGGAAAAGCCCAACATCATCATCTTCCTCGCCGATGACCTCGGCTACGGCGATCTCGGTTGCTACGGCCACCCGATCATCAAAACGCCGAACATCGATGCCTTGGCGTCCGAGGGCGTGCGGCTGACCGATTGTCACTCCGGCGGCACCGTCTGCTCGCCATCACGTTCCTCCCTTCTGACCGGTCGGACACCCTACCGCGTGGGATTCTACACCATCGCCGGCCCTGAGCGCAGTCACCTGAGCAGCAAGGAAGTCACCCTCGCCAAGCTCCTCAAGGACGACGGATACGATACCTGTTTCGTGGGGAAATGGCACCTCGGTAAGTTCAAAAACCAGCCGGATCCAGGTGATCACGGTTTCGACCATTGGTTCGCCACCGAGGTGAATGCCTTTGATGGTCCGGAAAGCCCGGCCAAGTTCATCCGCAACGGCGAGCCCGTCGGTGAGGTGTCCCAGTGGTACTGCGATGCCATCGTCAAGGAGGCCAGCGACTGGATGGCCAAGCGCCCGGATCCCAGCAAGCCATTCTTCCTGGTGGTCTCCTATCACGAGCCCCACACCCCGGTTCATCCACCGGAGAAGTATTCAAAGATGTACGACAACGATCTGGTGAATAAACTGGAAACTGAAGTGGCCTACGGCGAGGTGCACCGCCCGCTCAACAAGTCGATTGTTGAAAATAAGAAGTATTACTACGGCACCGTCACCCAACTTGACGACTCCCTCGGCACCATGATGAAGGCCGTGGAAAAACTCGGTAAAGACGAGAACACCATGGTTGTCTTCACCAGCGATAACGGCCCGGAAACACCCGTCACCGTGCAGGAGTCCGCCAACCAGTGGGAAGATAACAGCCGCGACCGCAGCTTCGGCACACCTGGCCACTGGCGCGGGATGAAACGCTACGTTTACGAAGGCGGTCACCGCGTGCCCGGCATCGTTCGCCTCCCGGGTAAAGTCGAAGCCGGCTCGGTTTCCACTCAACTGGTCAATGGCACCGATTGGTTACCGACCGTTTGCCACCTCGCCGGTGTCGAGGTCCCCAGCGATCGCACCATCGATGGCACCAACATCATGCCAGCTCTCAAAGGGACCGCCGTGGAGCGTGAGATCCCCGCTTGCTGGATGTTCCCGGTGGGCTACGACTATCGCTACCTGCCCAGCATGGCCATGCGTGACGGCAACTACAGCATGATCGGCTGGTTCGAGCCGAAGCGCGGCGAGCAAGGTAACTCCGAGTGGGTCAAATCCACCAAACTGAACCGCTTCGCCCTCTACGATCTCAGCGTCGACCGTTCCCAGGCGAACGAGCTCAGCAAGCATCGCCCTGAGGATTTCGAGCGACTGAAAAAGAAAATGATCGCCCTCTGGACCAACATTCAGGAAGAGGCACCCGACTGGAAAAATCAATAA
- a CDS encoding sialate O-acetylesterase yields MKRPTFSLAAGMALLLFSLPAEAAKTLEKTPANGQTRPAAGLKLAGMFASNMVLQRNTEAPIWGSAKPGAKVEIQPSWSRSAIKAVADRDGKWSAKLQTPKASTGLSIEVTSGDDSVKLKNVLSGEVWICSGQSNMQWKMRGFGPDYFKEDVEKAKYPNIRFCDVPQIIALEEQDDVRARWTVCNPNSVLSFSAVAYFFGSRLHQELDVPIGLVSTNWGGSAIEGWIRSDLLAEELKGYKQQTAKYPEWKRKLGVLHRRSGKKPKGLNQSAPSVLYNSMIKPLIPFAFRGVIWYQGESNVKRPYEYAKLFPLMINDWRKQWGQGDFPFYFVQIAPYQYKHEPYPAALLREAQLKALSVPNTGMVVTMDVGNVTNIHPKDKKPVGERLALLALARDYGKKGVVDSGPSYRSASVRGSTMVLEFDDIGSGLVAKDGADLSHFTIAGKNKEFVPAKAVIKGNKVIVSSPEVKKPAAVRFGWGNADFTNLANKEGLPASSFRTDDWDIHANSK; encoded by the coding sequence ATGAAACGTCCTACTTTTTCCCTCGCAGCGGGCATGGCTCTGCTGCTGTTCAGTCTGCCCGCCGAGGCTGCCAAGACACTTGAGAAGACCCCGGCCAATGGTCAAACCCGTCCTGCCGCCGGACTGAAGCTCGCCGGCATGTTCGCCAGCAACATGGTGCTCCAGCGCAACACCGAAGCCCCCATCTGGGGCAGCGCCAAACCTGGAGCGAAGGTGGAAATCCAGCCATCATGGAGTAGATCTGCCATTAAAGCGGTGGCCGATCGCGACGGCAAGTGGAGCGCGAAGCTGCAGACTCCTAAGGCCTCCACCGGACTATCGATCGAGGTCACCAGCGGCGACGATTCGGTAAAGCTCAAGAATGTGCTCTCCGGTGAAGTCTGGATCTGCAGCGGGCAGTCGAACATGCAGTGGAAAATGCGTGGCTTCGGACCCGACTATTTCAAAGAGGACGTCGAGAAGGCCAAGTATCCTAACATCCGCTTCTGCGATGTGCCGCAAATCATCGCCCTCGAAGAGCAGGACGATGTCAGAGCACGCTGGACGGTCTGTAATCCGAACTCCGTGCTGAGCTTCAGCGCGGTGGCTTATTTCTTCGGCTCCCGCCTGCATCAGGAGCTCGATGTCCCGATCGGTCTGGTCTCCACCAACTGGGGTGGCTCTGCCATCGAGGGTTGGATCCGCTCGGACCTCCTGGCCGAGGAACTCAAGGGCTACAAGCAGCAGACGGCCAAGTATCCGGAATGGAAAAGAAAACTCGGTGTGCTGCACCGCCGCAGTGGCAAGAAACCCAAAGGCCTCAATCAGTCGGCCCCATCCGTGCTCTACAACAGCATGATCAAGCCGCTGATCCCCTTCGCCTTCCGCGGAGTGATCTGGTATCAGGGTGAGTCCAATGTCAAACGTCCCTACGAATACGCCAAGCTGTTCCCTCTGATGATCAACGATTGGAGAAAGCAGTGGGGTCAGGGAGATTTCCCTTTCTACTTCGTCCAGATCGCACCTTATCAGTATAAACACGAACCCTATCCGGCTGCCCTCCTTCGTGAGGCACAGTTGAAGGCACTCTCGGTTCCGAACACGGGCATGGTGGTCACCATGGATGTGGGAAATGTGACCAATATCCACCCGAAAGATAAAAAGCCTGTCGGCGAGCGCCTGGCGCTCCTGGCCTTGGCGCGTGATTACGGCAAAAAAGGCGTGGTCGACTCCGGCCCAAGCTACCGCTCCGCCAGCGTGCGAGGCTCCACCATGGTGCTGGAGTTTGATGACATCGGTAGCGGCCTGGTCGCCAAAGATGGCGCCGATCTCAGCCACTTCACCATCGCGGGTAAGAATAAGGAATTTGTCCCAGCCAAGGCGGTGATCAAGGGCAACAAAGTCATCGTCAGCAGCCCGGAGGTTAAGAAGCCTGCCGCCGTGCGCTTCGGATGGGGCAATGCCGACTTCACCAACCTGGCCAACAAAGAGGGCCTGCCCGCCTCGTCGTTCCGCACGGACGACTGGGACATCCACGCCAACTCGAAGTAG
- a CDS encoding carbohydrate-binding family 9-like protein: MEKYHCPRVARPLVLDGFISDPGWADVPWTNDFQDITGDPSLKPRFRTRAKMAWDDDYFYIAAEMEEPHVWGTITEQNEIMFNDNDFEVFIDPDGDSNNYYEFEMNALGTIWELSLPVPYSEGGKPVLGCNLPGLIRKVGVRGTLNDPSDTDDGWSVEIAFPWKELAQYNPGRSTPPTIGDMWKVNFSRVQWQHEVVDGAYVRIPPHGTDLCDGLNPEDQQHPEDNWVWSPQGVVNMHIPAHWGEVVFER, encoded by the coding sequence GTGGAAAAATACCACTGTCCGCGTGTCGCACGCCCCTTGGTTCTGGATGGTTTCATCTCTGATCCCGGCTGGGCCGATGTGCCCTGGACCAATGATTTTCAAGACATCACCGGTGACCCCTCCCTAAAACCCCGCTTTCGCACCCGCGCGAAGATGGCCTGGGACGATGACTATTTCTACATCGCCGCCGAGATGGAAGAACCCCACGTCTGGGGCACTATCACCGAGCAGAACGAGATCATGTTTAACGACAACGATTTCGAAGTGTTCATCGATCCCGACGGTGATTCTAACAATTACTACGAATTCGAAATGAATGCTCTCGGCACCATCTGGGAGCTAAGCCTTCCGGTGCCCTACAGTGAGGGAGGTAAGCCGGTGTTAGGCTGCAATTTGCCCGGGTTGATTCGGAAAGTGGGCGTGCGTGGCACGCTGAACGACCCCTCGGACACGGACGATGGCTGGTCGGTGGAGATCGCTTTTCCATGGAAAGAACTGGCGCAGTATAACCCTGGTCGATCGACGCCGCCGACCATAGGCGACATGTGGAAGGTGAACTTCTCCCGCGTCCAGTGGCAGCATGAAGTGGTCGATGGCGCCTACGTCCGCATCCCGCCGCACGGCACCGATCTCTGTGATGGTCTCAACCCCGAGGACCAGCAGCACCCTGAGGACAACTGGGTCTGGAGCCCGCAGGGAGTGGTGAACATGCACATCCCCGCGCACTGGGGCGAGGTGGTATTTGAACGCTAA
- a CDS encoding glycoside hydrolase family 36 protein has product MIPRLFPLVASAVMLSPCFAQAAEPISIQGADLKLEGDLGNFKASWSYATPEPNLLLATLSLTAPEAATPPPLTVSWSVPAVDMVGIWTPDPSKPKNSHMGLKVGARGSKAMPLYSYFDSGDRNRMTVALSDALRPSLLTGFVREEDSKLYLAVSLFKEKQPALKSYEITLRFDTRQLPYYQSLLEVTRWWAAQEGYQPTHTPEAARLPLYSTWYSYHQHLDPKELLEECKIGGEMGLAGIIVDDGWQTLDSNRGYAFTGDWKPERIPDMKGFVDQVHALDQKFLLWYSVPMVGDKSEALKKFKGKTLRYVKGFGAHVLDPRYPEVREFLIETYEAAVRDWGLDGLKLDFISMFSAIPAKDLTASNGRDLASVDVAVDQMMTELIARLKKINPEILLEFRQPYNGPLMRKYGNMLRAVDCPNSGPINRKHIVDVRLVADRTAVHSDMIMWHPDEPVESAALQIQNILFSVPQISVRLGDVSAAHRQMIAFWMDYWMKNRSVFLDGRFEPRGPAQNYPLIIGRSKDKLIATVYHDLFVPLDGEVPAQVDVVNAKAGGDVVLRFAKDYGAATVEILDVQGQVISKESTTLKAGASVWKVPASGLLKITQTANH; this is encoded by the coding sequence ATGATACCTCGATTATTTCCTCTGGTGGCTTCGGCCGTGATGCTTTCTCCATGCTTCGCCCAAGCGGCCGAGCCGATCTCCATTCAAGGAGCTGACCTCAAACTCGAAGGAGATTTGGGGAATTTCAAAGCCAGCTGGAGCTACGCCACACCCGAGCCGAACTTGCTGCTCGCCACCCTCAGCCTGACAGCTCCTGAAGCCGCAACGCCGCCACCACTGACGGTGAGCTGGTCGGTGCCGGCCGTCGATATGGTCGGCATCTGGACTCCCGACCCGAGCAAACCAAAGAACAGCCACATGGGCTTGAAAGTGGGCGCACGCGGCTCGAAGGCGATGCCGCTCTACAGCTACTTCGACTCTGGCGACCGCAACCGGATGACCGTCGCCCTTTCCGATGCTCTGCGTCCGAGTTTGCTCACCGGCTTTGTCCGCGAGGAGGATTCGAAACTCTACTTGGCGGTGTCCCTGTTTAAGGAAAAACAGCCGGCGCTGAAGAGCTACGAAATCACCCTGCGCTTTGATACCCGCCAGCTGCCGTATTACCAATCCTTGCTGGAAGTGACCCGTTGGTGGGCCGCGCAAGAGGGCTATCAGCCGACCCATACGCCGGAGGCTGCACGCCTGCCGCTTTACTCGACATGGTACAGCTACCACCAGCACCTCGACCCGAAAGAGCTGCTGGAAGAGTGCAAGATCGGCGGTGAGATGGGGCTGGCCGGGATCATCGTCGACGATGGTTGGCAGACGCTCGATAGCAACCGGGGCTATGCCTTCACCGGCGATTGGAAACCGGAGCGCATTCCGGACATGAAAGGTTTTGTCGATCAGGTGCACGCACTCGATCAGAAATTCCTGCTGTGGTATTCCGTGCCGATGGTTGGCGACAAATCCGAGGCACTGAAAAAGTTCAAGGGCAAGACCCTGCGCTACGTCAAAGGCTTCGGCGCCCACGTGCTCGACCCCCGCTACCCGGAGGTGCGCGAGTTTTTGATCGAGACCTACGAGGCCGCCGTGCGTGACTGGGGGCTGGATGGCTTGAAACTCGATTTCATCTCGATGTTCTCCGCCATCCCCGCCAAGGACCTCACCGCCTCCAATGGCCGGGACCTTGCATCGGTGGATGTCGCCGTGGATCAGATGATGACCGAACTCATCGCGCGACTGAAGAAAATCAACCCGGAGATCTTGCTGGAATTCCGCCAGCCATACAATGGTCCGCTGATGCGCAAGTATGGCAATATGCTGCGTGCCGTCGATTGCCCGAACTCCGGCCCGATCAACCGCAAGCACATCGTCGATGTGCGTCTGGTGGCGGATCGAACGGCGGTGCACAGTGACATGATCATGTGGCATCCGGACGAGCCGGTGGAAAGTGCCGCCCTGCAAATTCAGAATATCCTGTTCAGCGTGCCGCAGATCTCGGTGCGACTCGGTGATGTCTCCGCAGCGCACCGCCAGATGATCGCATTCTGGATGGATTACTGGATGAAAAACCGCAGCGTCTTCCTCGACGGTCGCTTCGAACCACGTGGGCCGGCGCAGAACTACCCGCTGATCATCGGTCGCAGCAAGGACAAGCTGATTGCCACCGTGTATCACGATTTATTTGTCCCTCTCGACGGCGAGGTTCCGGCACAAGTCGACGTGGTGAATGCCAAGGCCGGCGGTGACGTCGTGCTTCGTTTTGCCAAGGACTACGGTGCCGCCACCGTGGAAATCCTCGATGTCCAGGGGCAGGTGATTTCCAAGGAATCCACCACCCTGAAAGCCGGTGCCTCGGTCTGGAAAGTGCCGGCATCCGGATTGCTTAAAATCACCCAGACCGCGAACCACTAA